In Sus scrofa isolate TJ Tabasco breed Duroc chromosome 12, Sscrofa11.1, whole genome shotgun sequence, the DNA window aagatCAAACAGCAAAGGAGGCCAGATGTAAACACCCTCAGAATATTAAAAGGACAAGCGTCCCTGTGTGCCTCCCAGCCTGAGTGTGCACACAATCCCGATCTGCTCACAACTTGCGGCTCTGCTGTCCGTTCAGCAGGATTTCACGAAATAATAAGCCATGACTCTTGAGGGGCAGGATGGGGTCTTATTGACCTTAACATCTAGTAGATGTGCACTGATGGGTGACGTGGCAGTGAGTTGAGCTGTTTGGCTGCTGTTCATGAAAGCCAAATTCAAGTTGGGGCCACTTGCTGCTGGATGAAGAGACCCCTCACACCATTCCAGTGTTAATATGAGGACCAAGCTTCTGCTAGCACCAGAGCATCGAGACAGGTCACCACCCTGGTTGGGAcatcaggaaaggcttcctgAAAGGACCACTGCTCGGACTCTGGGAGGTGGCCAGGCAACGGGGAAAGGTTAGGAGTGGCAGGCAGAAGggagagcatgtgcaaaggtcctgtgccagagagagagaagtgcTGAAGAAGTGAAAAGTGAAATCGAGTTTATGATTCATTtctctatccaaaactttattccctttcatGTACCCTCTGGCCTCAATCCTGGGCTAACTGAACACATTATCAACCTGAGTCCAATGGCCGAAACTGCTGCTGTTGATAACATCACCAAAGCACTAAAGTTGCTATGATAGATAGCACTGTGTAAACTCAGTTGTTTTTCCAGGGCAAGATGACCTAACAGATCCCCGAACCATTGACCACCTGTCCAAAGATCCCTAAACCAGAGACAAATGATTCCCCAAACTGCAGGTCACAAGGCAATGATTAACCCCAGCTTCTTTGTtcgtcccttaaaaaaaatttaaaaaaaaacgcAGTTCTcgatggtaacaaacccaactagaatccacgagaacatgggttaaatccctggccttgttcagggggttaaggatctgcgttgctgtggctgtggtataggctaccagctgtagctctgatctgacccctagcctgggaacctccatatgcccctggtgcagccctaaaaaacaataataactcAAAGcaaggtgagggagttccctagtagttaggacttggcacttccATGGCTATGgcccgggttccatccctggtttgggaactgagatcccacatcaagctgctgcacatggtggtcaaaaaaaaaaaaagttaaagtgaaTCTGAGGCTTGTCTTCCACTCCCTTGCTCGGTGTGACAATACTTTTACCTTGTTGCAAACCCACCATCAGAGTTTGGCTTTTGGCACCTTGGGCACATGAGCCCTTGCCTGCTTACAAAGAATTGGGTTGAGTTCCAGGACAGAGGGGCCAGAGCAGAAGTGGGGCCAGATCACCTGGGGTATCAAGTTTTATCTTGTTAGAACTGGATCAGGAGAGCCATGCAGCTCTGAAACGATTTAGGCAGAAACACTGTCTTGACCAGGTCACTTCTGTGTGGATGatagaaacgcaggatccaagccacatctgtgacctataccacagctcgcggcaatgccggatccttaatccactgagcgaggccagggattgaacccacaacctcgtggttcctggtcagatttgtttccgctgggccacgacaggaactcctctttcttttctttttaaggccacacctgtggcatacgggtTTCCCCGAGAGGGGATAGAATAGGAgcttcaactgccagcctacaccacagccacagccacaccaccagcCCCATCTGGGACCTAAGCCTCTGCAGCAcgtggcaaggccggatccttaacccactgagtgaggccagggtttgaacccacatcctcatggatactagtagggttcttaacccactaagccacaatgggaactccccatctaccCCCTTTAAACCACACTAGGAGGGAAACACTGTTAGCACTCGCATTTTTTTTCCAAACGAGGTCACACACaatctgggatttgaacccaagcaggcGGACTCCTGAATGCATCCTCGCACCTCCTCCTGCCTGTGCTGCCACACCAACTGGGAGCTCAGGATGCCGCCGCCTTTAAGGATGGGTGACCCTTATGAGCAGGACCCAGGGCCCCACAGAGCGCCAACCTCTCGAGTGGAGGCGGAAGCCCGCCGACGGCCCCAAGTCTGTACCTCCCCCTGGTGGCAGGCTGCGAGCCGGGGGCCCACACCGCTCGCAGCTCCGCCCCGCCGCCCACCGGGCACTTCCGGAGGCCGCCCGCCCTGGGCGACGGCCAGCTCTGGCCTGGAGGCAGGAGCTCGTGGATTCCGGGAAGGTCTTGGGGCTTGAGTGGGGGCGGGGCTTTAGGGCTCGGGGCGGGGCTTTAGGGCTCGGGGCGGGGCCTGCGCCGTGCGCTCAGGCGCGGCTCCGGCCACCTCTGCCGGGTCctgcgggcggcggcggcggcggcggcggcggcggcggcctgaGCGAAGATGGCGGCGCCCTGGTGGCGAGCCGCGCTGTGCGCAAGTCGGCGGTGGCGGGGCTTCAGCACCTCAGGTGAGGGCTCTTGCAGGTCCCCGAAGAGCTGAACCCTGGGGCTTGAGCCCGCGTTCGCCTCCCGCCTCCGCGAGGCCGGCCCGGAGCCTGCCTGACGTCCCGCTCTCTGTCCGCAGCCGCCCTGAGCCGCCGGGCCGCTCCGCTGGGGCCGATGCCCAACGAGGACATCGATGTGAGCGACCTAGAGCGACTGAAGAAGTACCGCAGCTTCGACCGCTACCGGCGCCGGGCGGAGCAGGAGGCGCGGAAGCCGCATTGGTGGCGGACCTACCGGGAGCATTTCGGGGAGGAGTCAGGTGCGGGGAGGAGCTGGGCTGTGACCCCGCCTTCCGGGGACTCGGGGGAGGGGGCCTGCCCGCATTCCCGTCCGCACTGGGGTGGTTTAGTCCCTCCAGGATTTTTCACACCCTCTGGTCCTTGTATCTGGAAAATTCCCTTCCGTCAGAATGTGAGAGTTCCCCTTAGATATTTCTACTCCTAAAATGCTTTCCTGAgcagccccctcacccccccacccatTCCAGATTAGAGTGCCCTTCTGTGCACTCTTCGTGTAGTCCCGGCCACACATGACCGCCATGGATCTTGCACGCGCACAGTGCTTGGCACGTAGGTGTGcaatactttgctgaattaaacTAAAAGCCCTGGGCAAAATGACCCAGGATTCCTGCCTTTGAGGGACCTACACTTAGTGAGTGCATCCTTTTAGAAggcatttatgggagttccccttgtggcccaggggtaacgaacccgactagtgtccatgaagacgcgggttccatccctggcctcgctcagtgggtaggatctggtgttgctgtgagccgtggtgtaggctgcagctgtagctctgactagacccctagcctgggaacttgcatatgccctgGATTCAGTCCTACTGAAAAAAAAGCTAGGCATTTATGGGTGGAGTTTTAATGGTGTGGTTAAGGGCACACACATGGAATCTACAAAGTTGTTAAACAAAAATCAGCCTCTTGGGAGTGACTTTCCTGAGGCTGAATTTCCTCAGtttacaattttaataaaatgaatgattatgctggagttcccgccttggtgcagtgggttaagaatccgacagcaggagttcccgtcgtggcgcagtggttaacgaatccgactaggaaccatgaggttgcgggttcgatccctgcccttgctcagtgagttaacgatccggtgttgccgtgagctgtggtgtaggttgcagatgcggctcggatcccgagttgctgtggctctggcgtaggccggtggctacagctccgattcaatccctagcctgggaacctccatatgccgctggagcggcccaaagaaatagcaaaaagacaaaaaaaaaaaaggttaagaatccgacagcagctgctcaggttgctgctgaagaacaggttcaatccctggtcgcAGTGGGTTGAAGGCTCCAGCTgttggctgggattcagtccctgattcaggaacttccatatgccgctggtttggccttaaaataaaaaaacttatatctgtatatctatatgaCTGTGTGTCACAGATTTGCTGTGAGGATGAAAGGAAGCAGTTCATTGGAATTCTTAGACTAACGTCATTCTTGTTGAGAGTTCAATGTATGTTTCTTATTGTCTTTGTCTAATGTAAATGGGAAAACGTGTTGGATTGAAAGTTTTCTAGGGCCTTGTTATTCAGAGTGTGTTCTGAGACCAGCAGCATGGGCAGTACCTGGGAGCTTGggagaaatgcagagtctcaagCCCCATGCTCACCTGCTGATTCAGAATttgattattttggttttttttttttttttttttttgctttttagggccgcacccacagcatatggagggtcccaagctaggggttcaattggagctacagctgccagcctacaccacagccacagcaacatcagatgcaagccatgtctatgacctacaccacagctcatggtaatgccggatccttaacccactgagcaagggtattGAACCcccatccacatggatactagtcaggttcttaacccactgagccacagcaggaactcctgcatttgttttttatatgcttttccatcatgatctatccagaccttcttgtttatccattcgcaATGTAATGCTTTGcttctgctaaccccagactcccacccAGTTCCTCCCATTCcttacccccacccccttggcaaccacaagtctgttctttttattttctttttagggccgcacccatggcgaatggaagttcccaggctagggctcgaatcagagctatagccgccagcctacgccacagccacagcagtgccggatccttagtccactgagcgaggccagggatcaaacctgcatcctagtttgggatactagtcagattcatttccgctgagccacgatgggaactcccacaagtctgttctttatgtctttctgttttgtagataggtgcATTTGTACCCTATTTTAAATTCccgtatataagtgatatcatgtgatatttgtttctctttctgatttacttcctttatgagaatctctagttgcgtaCGTATTGCTGcgaacggcattatttcattcctttttctggctgagtagtattccattgtaccacatcttaatccattcatttgtcagtggccatttaggttgtttccatgtcctggctaccgTGAATAGTGCCGCTCTGATCCCACTTTCTCCAACCCATCTTCTCTCCCCAGGTCCCAAAGACAGGGTGGACATTGGGCTGCCTCCACCCAAGGTCTCTCGGACCCAACAGCTGTTAGAGCGGAAACAGGCCCTCCGGGAGCTGCGGGCCAACGTGGAGGAGGAGCGAGCTGCTCGCCTCCAAACAGGTAAGCCTTCCCGGGGAGAGGGCCCTGGGTgtgtccccgcccccaccctgcatCCCAACTGGCACCATTCCTTCCAGCCCGCATCCCACTGGAGGCCGTGCGGGCCGAGTGGGAGAGGACCTGTGGCCCCTACCACAAGCAGCGTCTGGCCGAGTACTGCGGCCTCTATCGAGACCTGTTCCACGGTGCCACCTTCGTGCCCCGAGTCCCCCTGCATGTGGCCTACGCCGTAGGTGAGGACGACTTGATGCCTGTGTATCATGGCAACGAGGTCACTCCAACAGAGGTAACTGCTGGCCcgtgcccctccctgccctgtgtGCACAGACACATCCCACCACGGGCCCACAGGCAACTCCGTTATGGAAGCGTTTATAGAGGCAGTGTTTGTGGTGGTTAAGGGCACAAGCATGGCATCTGTGTGGGCTGATCTGGGGCTTTTTTGttctctgtttcctctttttttttgtcttttagggctgcacccaaagcatgtagaggtttccaggctaggggttgaatcagctacagctgccagcctcgccacaggcacagccatccctacaccacagctcatggcagcggtggatcatcaacccactgagcgaggccagggatcgaaccctcaacctcacagttcctagtcagatttgtttccgctgcaccacgacgggaactcctctgtctcctcttttTGATCTCCTGGTAAAAAAACAACATCATACAGTAATTACAAAGAAGGGAAtataggacttcccatcatggctcagaggtacaaacccaactagtatccttgaggacacatgTTCCATCCCttttcttgctcagtgggttgcggatccagcattgccgtgagctctggtgtaagtcacagatgcggcttggaccccacagtgttgctgtggctgtggtgtagaccagcagctgcaacttcattttgacccctagcctgggaacctctgtatgccctgggcgtggccctgaaaaagaaaagaaaagagaatataaaatgaaagaaaggagttctcgttgtggctcagcaagttaagaacccatgaggatgcaggttcgatccctggcctcactcagcaggttaaggatccagcgctgccgtgaactgtggtgtaggttgcagatgcagctcggatctggtgttgctgtggctgtggtataggctggcagctgcagctccagttcaaccgtatcctgggaacgtccatgtgctacAGAtacagtcctgaaaagcaaaaaaattaaaattttctttaaaaatataatgaaagaaaaagaagctccaTGTTGACCTACTCCCGTGACTGGCCCTGTCTTTAGAGTGCGCCCTCTTAGCCCCTGGCCACTGACACACGGGCCTCTTGTGGTTCAGATCTCTGCATAGGCAACTCTGTAGGATTCTTTCTTTAAGTCTCTCTTTGCCCATCTGCCTTTGGAGGGATTGTCAAGggcatttaattctttttttttttttttttttttttttgtctttttgccattttttgggccgctcccgcagcatatggaggttcccaggttaggggtcaaattggagctgtagccgctggcctacaccacagccacagcaatgccagatccttaacccactgagcaaggccagggatcgaacccgcaacctcagggttcctagtcgcattcgttaaccactgagccacgacgggaactccaagggccttTAATTCAGAATGGGGTTTCCTTTCTCCAAGGCTCCCTCAGGACCCTGCCCTCCAGAACGCAGGCCTGTTTAGAACAGTTTCTCTGTACCTGATGCGGGTGACAGCTCCCTTGTTGTCTccccaccaggctgcccaggCCCCGGAGGTGACCTATGAGGCAGACGAGGGCTCCCTGTGGACCCTGTTGCTCACCAACTTGGGTAGGTGCCTGGAGCTCACTGGCACTCTTGCCTCCCTCACTCGCATGAGCCAGGGcgctggggagctgggggaggagccAAGTGGGAAGCTCTGGCTCAGCTCCTTccaagggaggtgggggcaggggcagcagtgCCCGCAGTCAGtggggtgtgtttgtgtgcagATGGACACCTGCTGGAACCAGATGCCGAGTATGTCCACTGGCTGGTGTGAGtacctggggtggggtgggcaggaagCCTTCCGGGAGGTCCTGGCATCCTAGACAGAGCCACACCTGAATTTCAGGATTGACCATGGGATTTGGGATTAACCTCCCATCCCCGAAGGTGGTTCCTGAGGGGGTAGGTCCCTGGGATCCAGGGGCTGATGACAGGTGCAGAAGGAAGAGCAGGCAGTGAGCCCAGGCGGCTGCCACAGGCTGGTCTCCCTGAACCCTTGCTCACCTGTAAGACCAGGAGGTTGCCACCAGGTGCCTCAGCCACCCTCAGGGGCTCTGTGGCAGTCAACTGAGAAAAGAGGCCTTGTGGCCTCTGGCACTTGTGACATGCCCACattgggctgtctttttgttttcttggtggCCTTTGCTTCTGAGCTCAGGCCAAGGGGCAGAGGTGAGGCTTTTTCATTCAACTAAAGTTACCAACCTCTGCCACAGGACCCAGAGGAGTGGTCCCTGGGGCGGGTACTGCAGCGGCCATCCTGGTACCAGGCCGGGCAAACACTCCTGAGAAACCCAGAGTCTTcgggaaacagagagagaagcaTCCCACCTGCCTGACCGGCCGTGGAAGCCCCACCGGCTCCCAGAGCCAGTAAATGGCTTGTCCTTGCTCTCATCCTGCCAGAACCTGGGGCCTCGTCCTCAGTCTCTGCGCCCCATCTGCTCCCTCCACCAGCTCTCGGGCCTCCCGAGGCTTCCAGAGCCCTGCTTGCGGCTTGACTGTACGGTAGAGGTCGTCTTAGGGTCTGTCCTCCCTGGCGAGTCAAGTGTGCGACATCCAGTCTCTAGGGAGCAATGGGTGGGGATGTCCTTGCTGCCATCTCCTGCAAGTGGCAATTAACAGATGCTTTTCCTCCCACCAGAACCAACATCCCGGGCAACAGGGTGACTGAAGGACAGGAGACGTGTCCctacctccctcccttccctgcccgaGGCTCCGGTTTCCACCGCTTTGCCTTCCTGCTCTTCAAGCAGGATAAGCGAATCGACTTCTCTGGGGACACCCGGCCCTCACCCTGGTAATCtgcacccccacacccccagtctCCCTCCGGGCCTCGGGCCAGCTTCGCAGCAGCAGTGGGTCTTGCTCATTTCTCCTCTCTGCTAACTTGGGCCTGGAGGCGGGCAGTAGGCTGGTTGTGCTGGGCAGACCCTGGGGGGCTTCTGGCATCGCCTTTGGGCCAGAAGCAGGGGCGGGCTCTGctgcccccttcccctctctcatGCTTCCCACTTCCTCTAGCTACCAGCTTGCCCAGCGGACCTTCCACACTTTCGATTTCTACAAGAAGCACCAAGATGCCATGACTCCGGCTGGCCTGGCCTTCTTCCAATGCCGCTGGGATGACTCTGTCACCCGCGTCTTCCACCAGCTCCTGGGTAAGGGCGGGCTGAGTCGGGGAGGGGGGCTCTGAGCTCACAGACCTCTGACGGGCCAGAAGCGCCTGTCAGGAGAAGGCCACCAGCAGCCAGGCCACTCCTGGGGTGGGCTGGCTGGGTATCCCCACCTGGGCAGTCCCACCTAGGGGACAAAAGAGAGACTCCGGCCAGCAGCAGTCCACACACATGCCCTTCCACTCTTCTTGCAGACATGCGAGAGCCCGTCTTTGAGTTTGTGCGGCCGCCCCCTTATCACCCTAAGCAGAAGCGCTTCCCCCACCGGCAGCCCCTGCGCTACCTGGACCGGTACAGAGACAGTCACGAACCCACCTATGGCATCTACTGACAGGCCAGAGTGCCACCCACCTCAGAGAGTAGACTGGGCCTCTTGGGCCACCCTGTCAGGCTCTGCAGGCAGGAGCAATAGAGAAACGAGATACGGGCGCCACGGGGCCAGGCATTGGGGTTCCCAGCCCTGCCAGAGGCAGGCCCAGAACTTGGAGTGAAGAAGGCTGGGCGGGCTTGGTAGGGAGGTGTCCTGGAGGCTATGAATAAAGATTTTTGCTGTAGCAGGTCTGGGTCTGTATTTGTGGAGCTGTCAGAGCGCCCCCTGGTGGAATTCTTGCTTTATGGACCAGAAGGGGGGCTGCCTCCCACCCGCAGAGGTGACCCTTCAACTCTGCTTCCTGAGGGTGTCAGAGGCCCTGTGATCCAGGGGCTGAAGATGGGTATGGAGGAGAAGCAGGCAGTGGGCCcaggcttctggcctccaggTGTTTTGAATAAGAAGCCTTGTCAGGTGGGGCAAAGGCAAGTGTGAGAGCTCTCTGGGCACACCCCCTGCTCGAGGCCCAAAGAGCCCCTGTGACCTTGCTGGCTGGCTAGAGGAATTTTCTCTCTAAAGGGCAAGACTGCCTAGTAGCTAGTCAAGAGGATCAGCGCaccttttccagaaagaaaaacttcACATATTATGACACAGGGGTCATAATATGATACTTGCTGCATGGCAGTGAGAGGAGTCCTGCCTCAAAATCAGGCCAGCTTGGCGCTCCcgtttgatccctaacctcgctcggtggattaaggatccagtgttgccgtgagcggtggtgtggtTTGctgatgtagcttggatcctgtgttgctgtggctgcagtgtaggccagcagctgcagctctgattcaacccctagtctgggagtttgcatatgctgctggtgcagctctaaaaagcaaaaacaaacgaacaaaaaagttcaaaaaaaaaaatcaggccagCTCCGTTAGAAAGAAGGGAGAGTTAATCTCCCTCCAACTCGCCTTGGCCCAACACACGCTGCAcccccaggccagtgactgacgCCTCCTGCTCAGCTGCAGGAGAACCGCCTCTGAAGAATCAGGTTCCAGGACAGCTTGGACCTGCAAACAAGGAACCCCCCAGCAGAGGGCTGACTCCTAGCAAGGTTTCCAAGTACAGTTGAAAAGGATTGCTTTGCATTTCCATTAAAGGGGCTAGGAGGAAACCACTGTTTTCTGCTGTCTCTTGGTAACCAGAAGAATTCCACCTCACTGTTTAAAAGAACCAAAATTAGGCATAACCTAGGGAAAGACGACATCCCAATCTGGCAAGTATCTGAAACTCAGCTCAAAGAAAAAGCACAGCCGAGCCCTAGGGTCAGGAGAGGGCATTAAGCGAGCACTCGTTGTTTGCCCCTAAAGCTCCTATTGCCGAGCACTCCCACGTGCTGGCCTGTCCCACGTAATCGCCAGAACACCTGGGAGATAGGTAACCTGCTGTATTATTTGTATTAGATTTTCAGCTGAGGCGCTCAGAAGAGGTTCCGTGGTGATCCTCAGCCACAaggaggcccagaggcaggaCAGGTTTCCCAAGGCTCCAGTCGCCAGAGCCTGGGGCCGGATTCCCTGCACAGGAACTGTTGGACGAGGGTCTAGGGAAGCAGGATGGAGGTCCTAGGGTGGAGCTGGGGAGAGCTggacccccacctcccagcctggggTGGCAGGCGGCAGGAAAGGGCGACTCGGCGCCCATAGGGGTCGAGCGCCAGAACGGGGGGCCGGCGCTGGCCGGCGCGGAAGTGCTGTCACCTTCCTCTCCCCGGCGCGACCgagccccgcccgcccgccgctgCCGCCCGCCGTCCCTTTAAGAGGCCCGGCGCTGGGCCCGCGCGCCGCCGCCATGGCCGCGCAGCGGCTGGAGGACAGGCTGACCTGCGCCATCTGCCTGGGGCTCTACCAGGTACCCGTGACGCTGCTCTGCGGCCACAACTTCTGCAGGGGCTGCATCCAGGACTGGTGGGGCCGCCACGAGAAAGCGTGCCCCGAGTGCCGGGAGCCCTTTCCCGCCGGCGCCGAGCCGCGCCGCAACGTGGCTCTCAGCGGCGTGGTGGAGGAGCTGCGCGCCCGGCCCGCGCCCGGTCCCGGCCCCGGCCCCgaccccggccccggccccgacTCCGACTCCGGCGCGCGCTGCCCCCGGCACGGGCGGCCGCTCGAGCTCTTCTGCCGCACCGAGGGCCTCTGCGTGTGCAGCGCGTGCACCGTGCGCGAGTGTCGCCTCCACGAGCGAGTGCTGCTGGACGCCGAGCGCCGGGAGCGCGAGGTGACGCGCCGGGGACCCCGCCCTGCTCTCTGCGCCCGGCCGGGGCgagggggggtggggtgcagggacAGCGTCTTATTCCCAGGCGAAAGGAGGCGGGAGTCAGAAAACAGACGCTTGGGATAGAGATTTCCGATCTGGTGACAAGTCCAGGTGAGGTTACAGGAGTGGCTGGGACGGAGGGGGTGGACGTGAGGAAGTCAAGGCGTCCAGAGCCGGAGTTTTGGAGGATCATCCCCTGGCCGCCGAGGGGGCAGGGAGTCAGGACAAGTGGTCGTTCGTGGGGCTGAAGACCGTGCCCTGCAGTCGCATGAAGGTTTGCAGCCGAGGCCAGCAGGTGGAGGAACAGCCACTACCCCCGAGGCAGGTGCCCTGCAGGAGCTAGAATTGGGCCAGAGGGAGAAGCGATTTTGAGGGGGTGAGAGGACTGATGCCCGCCCtttggggaggggcagggtgaACCAGAAAGTCACCCTTTGGCTTCCTACTCTTAGCATGTTTTCTGGTGCTGGAGGTAGGGGGGCCTGGGCAGAGGCACAAGAATGGAATTTAGGAAGATCAGATCTGGTGACTTTGGCCAAATTATAAAATTCTCTAACCCATTCCTCATCCGTGAAGCGTGGATACTCTCAGTTCTTCAAAGTGGTGCTGGGATGAGAAAAAGCAAGACAGTTTCTTGACCAGATGCAGGGAACATAGTTCTCGCGAGTGGTCAGCCCTGCACTCCTGAGACTGCAGTGTTTGGATCCTCAGGGGACCAGACAGGCCACAATGAAATAGggtgccctcttcctcctcccttgtACA includes these proteins:
- the MRPL38 gene encoding 39S ribosomal protein L38, mitochondrial, coding for MAAPWWRAALCASRRWRGFSTSAALSRRAAPLGPMPNEDIDVSDLERLKKYRSFDRYRRRAEQEARKPHWWRTYREHFGEESGPKDRVDIGLPPPKVSRTQQLLERKQALRELRANVEEERAARLQTARIPLEAVRAEWERTCGPYHKQRLAEYCGLYRDLFHGATFVPRVPLHVAYAVGEDDLMPVYHGNEVTPTEAAQAPEVTYEADEGSLWTLLLTNLDGHLLEPDAEYVHWLVTNIPGNRVTEGQETCPYLPPFPARGSGFHRFAFLLFKQDKRIDFSGDTRPSPCYQLAQRTFHTFDFYKKHQDAMTPAGLAFFQCRWDDSVTRVFHQLLDMREPVFEFVRPPPYHPKQKRFPHRQPLRYLDRYRDSHEPTYGIY